From the Sphingobacteruim zhuxiongii genome, the window CTGTTCTCTTAGTTTCAGTGTTTCCTGATCTAAGGATTCCAACTCTTGACTAAGTTTAGCCTCCCAATTAGACTCCTCATATCCTAAGGATACCATGAGTGCTGTCTCTTCATCGATCTGTGCTTGCAGTGTCTGAAGTTGCTGTTGAACTTGCGTCTGTTGCTGCTGTATATTCTCCTTGCGCTGATACCAGTTCTCCATTGCGATAAGTTGCGTGGTATCAATTTTATCTGACTTTAGTGTCTCTAACTGCTTTTCTAAATCGGATAGCTTACTAACAGTAGCATCCTCAGTATTTTTTGCTTTTATTACAATTGGATCGCCTTTCGTTAATCTATGCAATAACTCTAACTCCTTTTGGTCATTCTCTTTAATCTGAATAAGATATTTATAATCCTCAGCTTTCGCACGGAAGGTATTTATGGCGAGATATTCTTTTTGAATTGCCAATATCTCCCGCTCTAGGATATCAATTTCTTGCGATTGACGTTCCTTACTCGACTGAAAGTTCTCTATTTTGTGGATTAAAGCTTCTCGATCTATATTGAGAGACTGTATTTGATTTAAAGGTTCTCGGAAAGCATTGGATGTGCGCTCGTAACGGTTTAATTCCTGCTCTTGCTGTTGTACTTTTTCTCTTTTGCCAGAAAGCTCTTGGAATTGAGAAGTCTTCGACTGCAGTTCACTTTGCTTGTCTTTAAATTCTTGCAAAGACTGAACCTTTTGCAATAGCGTCTGATAGCCTGTTTTTGTGAGTTCCAAGGATTCCTTGGCTTCTTGTACTTCCAACTTTTTCAAACTAAGTGCATCCGCAGATACACTTTCAAAGCCCGAAAGAGCGCCTTTCATATTCTCTATCTTGCGATTGTTCTGCGCTTGTAGTATGCCTACTTTAGGGCCGAGGTCGAATTTGCTCAAAAAGAAGATCTCTTTCATCATCTCTGAGCGGTCTTTGCCTTTTAGCTCCAAGAATTCTTTGAACTGTCCTTGAGGAATGATAATTGTTCTACGGAAATTTGAGTAGGAGAGGTTGGTCACTTGTGCCCCGTCTGCCGATTCCATAGGAATCCAGTTCTCATCTTTCCATTCATAGGCTGTACGCTCAATAGTAGTTGTGTCTTCAAAGTTTTTCCGACGTTTCCATTGGGCAACGAATCGATATTTCTTATTTTCAAAATTGAGGAACTCAAAGACAATCAATGTCTGATTCGACTTGAGGTTCATCATATTGTATGCACGCTTATCGGTTTTATTCAATCGTTCAGTGTCCCCGTATAAGGCAAAACTGATGGCTTCCAATATAGACGATTTCCCCGATCCAACTGTTCCAAATATGCCGAACAATCCGGATTCTGTAAGCTTGGTAAAATCTATTTCTTGTTTTTCTTGATAGGAGTATAGTCCTTCTATACTAAGATATAATGGCAGCATGCTTAATCTTCTTTTTCTAAACTGTTCGTACTGACTTCATCAAATAATCCTAACAGCTCATCATTCGGCTCTTGTCCATATTTCGACTTAAAATAGTCTTTAAATAAGTCCTTAATATCTTGATCAAGATTGATTTGCGGTGCTTTAGAGCTATGATGCGCTTGCTTTGAAATAACAGGTATAATATGGATAATACCCGCATGGCTCTCATGTATACGCTTCAGATCAACCGCCGTGATGTAGGTGTCGCTTTCTAGGGTGAGTTCAACTAATGCATTTTGATTTTCTTGAAGCCAAACGATCGCTTCGTCAATAGCCGTAAATCGCTTTCTATACAATGGCTTACCTTTTTCTAGTGCGACATTTCTGTATTGCGCATTTCCATTAGGCTCAATTTCGACAATAACGACTTGTTTCTTTTGTCCAGCTTCCGAAAATGAATAGCATAATGGGCTGCTTGGATAAACAACAGGCGCATTGCCCTGTCCAATTTCATGGAATCGATGTAAGTGTCCCAGTGCTGTATATTGGATTTGACTCGGAATAGCGTCAGAATAGACCAAGTCTGCATAGCCTAAGCGTAAGGGTTTCTCACCCTCTGGTTCGTCGAGAATTTCGCCGCCACGCTTTAACATATACAGATGGCTCGTTAATACATTAATACCATAGGTGTCGCAATATTGCATGGCAAGATCCGACCAACTTTGCTTTAATGATTCGTGTAATTTTGCGCCCTTATCTTCAAAGCCAAGAAATTGCTTTAAACGGATCTCATTCGCAAAAGGGGTGTTTATGATGCGAATTGGGTAATAGTATTTTGGAAGTTTTATCTCTACAAAGCCTTTATCAGAACGGAGGATTTCAAATCCATTCTCTACGAGTAGCGGACGAGTTTCCTGATTAGGATATCCAAAGAATAGAATCCCACATTCTCTTGCTAATGGGTCCGGTGAGTCAATGCGGTCTGGAGAATCATGATTTCCAGCGATAGCAATAACAGGACGCTTACCATTCTTTGATAATTGCTTAAGGGTTTTATATAATAATTCGGTAGCTTCTACAGGCGGGTTGAAGGTGTCAAATAAGTCACCTGCCACAATGACGATATCCACTTCCTCTTGGTCGGCAATGGCGCAAATCTCCGCTAATACCTCCCGCTGCTCTTCCAGTCGTGAATAAAAGTCTAATCGTTTTCCTAAATGCCAATCTGCAGTATGTAATATGCGCATCTAAAAGTAATTTGTAAGGGTGATGGTTAAAATTACTGAATTTTTAGGATGCAGAGGGTTAATAAATGTGAAAGTATAGGGGACTTTCACATATCAGCTTACTATTTAGGCTCGGAATGACCTAATGACTTTTCAGGGTTTACAATATTGCGAACCAATTGTTTAAGTTCTTTGATTTCGGGGAATCTTCCCTCTCTTTTACGATCAAAAATCACCTCATCATTGATGTATATTGTGTAACGACCGCTAATTTCGCTAGGTTGTAAAGTGACCCCAAAGAGGTCATCGGTAAATGTGGTTAGTAACTCCTGAGCCATATAAGCTCCACGAAGCATCCAACCACATTTAGGACAATATTCTATTCGGATTGTTGGTTTCAATATCTTTAGATTATGGCTTTACGACAGTGAATGCTTCCGTTTTACCATTATGGCAAGTGTTACAAGCAATGTTATGTACGATTCCTTCGTATTCATGCTTAAACCATTTCTTATTAATCTTGTTGGTCATTTTCATCATTTCCCTAGCCACATCTTTCTTTGGATTGGCGTCAGAAGCGAAGTCTAAGCCCTTTTCTCCATTTGCTTTGGGGGCATGACAGTGATTACATTTAACGCCCAAGGCCATGTTAAAGGATTTCATCGTCTTTTCAAGTTCCTCGTGAGAAATATTCTTCGGAAGAACCTTTAAGTTTGTTGCCTTTTTTTCCTCTTGCTTATAGTTAAATGCACTTAATCCCGCTACAAGCGCAAATAAAGTACAAAGTGTAATCAGTTTATTTTTCATTTTAGTCTGCTTTTGGTCTTTCTAAGATAAGTAAAATAATTGAATTGTAATGGAAATGTCATGAAAATTATAACGCATTGATATTCAATACGTAAATATCTTAATATTTTGAGTGTTAAGTTTAATGTTTTACATTCGAAGCTGTTTTTTGTCGATTTTTATATAAATCGACACGACTTTTATACTAACGAAACAACATGACAAAGCCCATATTCCAAAGAACTTGCTATCTCATTGCGTTTATTATCTTATGCTTTTCCCAAAATACAAAAGCACAACTTAAAGCCTACAATGAAAAATATGGATACTCCTATTGGGTAAGGATGCCAAAGGTGGAGTCTACAAAAGAAAAGATCCCAGTGATTATCTTTTTACATGGTCGGAGTCTTTCTGGACATGATTTAGCGCGTGTAAAACGTTACGGAGTATTGCGAGCAATAGAACGAGGGAAGGACTTGGAGGCAATTATTGTCGCACCCCAGACTTCGAATGGATGGGACCCCGATAAAGTAATGGAGGTATTAGATAAAGTAGAGCAGGAGTATCCCGTTGATAAAGAACGTGTCTACGTATGTGGCATGAGTATGGGAGGTTACGGCACGATGGATGTTGCAGGCAAATATCCCGATCGAATTGCTGCTGCTGTAGCGATTTGCGGAGGTGGAACACTAAGCTATGCTTGTAATCTAACACAGGTGCCCCTATGGATTCAGCATGGAAGTGCTGATCGAGCAGTTCCAGCGTCAGAGTCTAAGAAAATATACAATGCGATAAAGAAGTGCGATAAAGATGCCGATGCGACATTAACCATTATTCCAGGTGGTACGCACGGTAGTGTAGAGCGACTTTTTCATGGCGAAAAAATATATGATTTTATGTTTAGGCATGTGAAAGAGTCTTAATCTCCGCTTCTATAGCTAGAGAATAAAAAAGAGCAATTGATCCCAAATTGCTCTTTTTTATTTTTAATTAAACCGACCTAATGCCCCCGATAATATGGAAAGCATAGCAATAATAAAAATTAGGAAATATAAGGCAATCAAAACGATGACAAGGATACCCATAAACTTGTATTGCTTTTTAAGGAATAAGAAGGATTCTTCTAGCACATTCGAATTTTTAAGATTCAAGGCATCTCTCAATTTTGTCGCAAATTGGTATAGCCACCATATTGGGAAAAAATAGGCAATAATGACGACTAACCAAGGTATAGTCATGTAGAAGGTATAAGAAGAAACATCAATATGTGACGGGAAGTTTCCTGATCTACCAAACGGGTTAGCTCTCACAGCGATAGTCAGTATGATATAACCAATCAAAGATATTCCGAGACCGACTAAACCAACAATACCGAGGAAGCGGCCCCATTTCGATACTTCGCGTAGATATACAAGACTTGAAGCGGTTAGTGTAAAAGTCGGATTACTGTTGGAAGGTAGATCATGTGACGATTGCTCTGATTCTGGTTCAAAATTTTCCATAATTGAAATTTTTAATAATTGTTTCTGTTGAATTGGTTAAGTATAAAAGTAATAAATTTCTTGAAAGATTTTATTCTATTAGAACTAGGTTCATTTTGTAGAAGAAGAAGTACGAAAATGTTAAATAAGCTATGCTGATTATTAGCTTGGCTTATTTTTTGTATTTTACTAATTAAATAAACCCGGAAGATTATGATTAAAGTATGTATAATGGCTTTTGTTCTTTTAGTTACGAAGAACGTTTATGGGCAGAAACTAAACTTAGAAGAAGTTAGGGCAGATTTTAATAAGGGAGTAAAAGATGAAGCTTTATGCAAAAAGCACTTAGAATCGTTAGAGTCGGAAGCAAATACACCAGTGGAACGCGGATATGCTGCCGCATTTCATATGTTTATGGCTAAGCATACCTCTAATCCATTTAAGAAAATGAATTATTTTAAAGCAGGCCGGAATAAATTAGAAAAAGAGATTAAATCAAGTCCCAACAATGTGGAGTTACGCTTTATCAGGCTATGTATACAATACTATATTCCAAAGTATTTAGGCTATCATGATCAAGTAGAGGGAGACAAGGAATACGTCATGAATAATCTTTATAAAATGAGCGACAAAGCAACAAAAGATAAAATTTACAAATATTTAAAGGGTGCAAATATGTATAATGCGACAGAACTTGCGTTATTAGCTAGATAGATTAATATTTTATAATGAAGAACACAGTAGTTTTATTTTTTATGCTGATTGGCCTAGGTGTGATAGGCGCAAAAGCACAGGTTAACATGCAGATTAATGAGATCAACACCCTAGAAGTGACTGATCGTATTTGGGTAACGGTTGTTCCAAGCGACCGTAATGAGTTGCAAATAGAAGGCGAATTAGCCGATAAAGTAGAGACCATTATTACCAACAAAGAGCTTCGATTAAAAATGAAAGCAGGTTATTACCTAAAAGGTAATCAAGCGTCTGTTATTATTTATACCCCAACGGTTTCTAAAATTATTGCTAGAAAAGGTGCAGAGGTAAACTTTGAAGAGGAAACTTTGAAGAATGCTCGCTTAGATATTTTTGCAAATGAAGGCGCAAAGATTCGTGCGAAGATCGATGCCCAACAAGTCGAAGTAGAATCCAACACCGGGTCAGTAATTGATTTATTGGGAACAACACAGGAGCTAACGGTCAACAATACCGCTGGAGGATCATTCTTCGGGAAAGACTTAAAAGCAGAGCGTGCATTAATTCGTACGAATGCTGGTGGTAAAACGGAGATTTATGCAACCGAATCAGCCGATGTACAAACCCGTGCTGGCGGTGTTATTGATGTGTATGGCGAACCAAAACAACGTACTCATAAGCGTATCGCTGGTGGTAAGATTAACTTTATTAAAAACGATCAGACGCTTTAATAACCACTGAAATCATATCCGCTAAGTTAATGATGGCTTAACTGCAGCTTATGGTAAGCTTTATATGATGAAATTGTTAAATTTCCTCCTGTAAAATCAATATTGAAATTGTAACTTTGCGGCATGTCAGAAAAAATAATCATTCTCGATTTTGGATCTCAATATACCCAATTAATCGCACGTCGCGTGAGGGAGTTAAATGTTTATTGTGAAATCCACCCATACAACAATCTACCGGCATTTGATGACGCTGTAAAAGGTGTTATATTTTCAGGAAGTCCTTATTCAGTACGTCAGGAAGAAGCTCCTCAAATTGACTTTAAGGCAATTCAAGAGAAATATCCTTTGTTAGGTGTATGCTATGGTGCACAATACATCGCGCAACAATCTGGAGGTGAAGTATTACCTTCTACGATTCGCGAGTATGGTCGCGCAAACTTACAGTTTGTAGACCAAGAGAATGAATTATTAAAAGGCATTCCTGTACAATCTCAAGTATGGATGTCACATGGTGATACTATCAAAGAAGTTCCAGCTAATTTTAAGATTATATCAAGTACTGATAAAGTACGTGTGGCTGCTTACCATATTGAAGGAACAAGAACATACGGTATTCAATTTCACCCAGAAGTAACACATAGTACTGATGGTCAAGTTCTATTGAAGAACTTCGTCATCGATATCTGTGGTTGTCATCAAGATTGGACACCAGATGCTTTCGTAGAAACGACTGTTGCTGAATTAAAAGAACAGTTAGGCAATGATCACGTGATTATGGCGCTTTCTGGTGGTGTTGACTCTACTGTTGCAGCCGTGTTATTACACCATGCTATTGGCACACGTTTACACTGTTTCTTCGTCGATCATGGTTTATTGCGTAAAGATGAGTACGAACAAGTACTTGAATCTTACAAGCATATGGGTTTAAATATCAAGGGCGTAAACGCGAAGGAATTATTCTTTTCTCGTTTAGCGGGAGTTTCTGAACCTGAACAAAAAAGAAAAATTATTGGCGCTTCATTTATCGATGTATTTGATGAAGCATCTAAAGAAATACAACGTGAACTTCCTGACGGAGCAGAAGCGAAATGGTTAGGTCAAGGAACAATTTATCCAGATATTATTGAATCAATCTCGGTAAAAGGTCCTTCCGCAACAATTAAGTCGCATCATAACGTGGGCGGTTTACCCGATTACATGAAATTAAAAGTAATCGAGCCATTAAAAACTTTGTTTAAAGATGAGGTTCGTCGTGTAGGAAAGACCTTAGATGTAGATCCAGCGATTCTTGGAAGACATCCTTTCCCAGGACCAGGCTTAGCAATCCGAGTATTAGGAGACATCACAGAAGAAAAGGTACGAATTTTGCAAGAGGCAGATGACATATACATCCGTAACTTAAAAGAGGCCGGATGGTATGATAAGGTATGGCAAGCAGGAACAATATTCTTGCCAGTACAATCTGTTGGTGTGATG encodes:
- a CDS encoding metallophosphoesterase family protein, whose protein sequence is MRILHTADWHLGKRLDFYSRLEEQREVLAEICAIADQEEVDIVIVAGDLFDTFNPPVEATELLYKTLKQLSKNGKRPVIAIAGNHDSPDRIDSPDPLARECGILFFGYPNQETRPLLVENGFEILRSDKGFVEIKLPKYYYPIRIINTPFANEIRLKQFLGFEDKGAKLHESLKQSWSDLAMQYCDTYGINVLTSHLYMLKRGGEILDEPEGEKPLRLGYADLVYSDAIPSQIQYTALGHLHRFHEIGQGNAPVVYPSSPLCYSFSEAGQKKQVVIVEIEPNGNAQYRNVALEKGKPLYRKRFTAIDEAIVWLQENQNALVELTLESDTYITAVDLKRIHESHAGIIHIIPVISKQAHHSSKAPQINLDQDIKDLFKDYFKSKYGQEPNDELLGLFDEVSTNSLEKED
- a CDS encoding Rdx family protein, translated to MKPTIRIEYCPKCGWMLRGAYMAQELLTTFTDDLFGVTLQPSEISGRYTIYINDEVIFDRKREGRFPEIKELKQLVRNIVNPEKSLGHSEPK
- a CDS encoding c-type cytochrome yields the protein MKNKLITLCTLFALVAGLSAFNYKQEEKKATNLKVLPKNISHEELEKTMKSFNMALGVKCNHCHAPKANGEKGLDFASDANPKKDVAREMMKMTNKINKKWFKHEYEGIVHNIACNTCHNGKTEAFTVVKP
- a CDS encoding carboxylesterase family protein, with protein sequence MTKPIFQRTCYLIAFIILCFSQNTKAQLKAYNEKYGYSYWVRMPKVESTKEKIPVIIFLHGRSLSGHDLARVKRYGVLRAIERGKDLEAIIVAPQTSNGWDPDKVMEVLDKVEQEYPVDKERVYVCGMSMGGYGTMDVAGKYPDRIAAAVAICGGGTLSYACNLTQVPLWIQHGSADRAVPASESKKIYNAIKKCDKDADATLTIIPGGTHGSVERLFHGEKIYDFMFRHVKES
- a CDS encoding DUF5362 family protein — encoded protein: MENFEPESEQSSHDLPSNSNPTFTLTASSLVYLREVSKWGRFLGIVGLVGLGISLIGYIILTIAVRANPFGRSGNFPSHIDVSSYTFYMTIPWLVVIIAYFFPIWWLYQFATKLRDALNLKNSNVLEESFLFLKKQYKFMGILVIVLIALYFLIFIIAMLSILSGALGRFN
- a CDS encoding head GIN domain-containing protein; protein product: MKNTVVLFFMLIGLGVIGAKAQVNMQINEINTLEVTDRIWVTVVPSDRNELQIEGELADKVETIITNKELRLKMKAGYYLKGNQASVIIYTPTVSKIIARKGAEVNFEEETLKNARLDIFANEGAKIRAKIDAQQVEVESNTGSVIDLLGTTQELTVNNTAGGSFFGKDLKAERALIRTNAGGKTEIYATESADVQTRAGGVIDVYGEPKQRTHKRIAGGKINFIKNDQTL
- the guaA gene encoding glutamine-hydrolyzing GMP synthase, whose amino-acid sequence is MSEKIIILDFGSQYTQLIARRVRELNVYCEIHPYNNLPAFDDAVKGVIFSGSPYSVRQEEAPQIDFKAIQEKYPLLGVCYGAQYIAQQSGGEVLPSTIREYGRANLQFVDQENELLKGIPVQSQVWMSHGDTIKEVPANFKIISSTDKVRVAAYHIEGTRTYGIQFHPEVTHSTDGQVLLKNFVIDICGCHQDWTPDAFVETTVAELKEQLGNDHVIMALSGGVDSTVAAVLLHHAIGTRLHCFFVDHGLLRKDEYEQVLESYKHMGLNIKGVNAKELFFSRLAGVSEPEQKRKIIGASFIDVFDEASKEIQRELPDGAEAKWLGQGTIYPDIIESISVKGPSATIKSHHNVGGLPDYMKLKVIEPLKTLFKDEVRRVGKTLDVDPAILGRHPFPGPGLAIRVLGDITEEKVRILQEADDIYIRNLKEAGWYDKVWQAGTIFLPVQSVGVMGDERTYEHVVALRAVGSLDGMTADWIHLPYDLLAKISNEIINHVKGINRVVYDISSKPPATIEWE